From Pseudomonas sp. B21-028, one genomic window encodes:
- the hutH gene encoding histidine ammonia-lyase — MTMPTLEPVTFGEHALRIEDVLALANRQAPTQLQDDPAFRQRIAKGAQFLDSLLDKEGVIYGVTTGYGDSCVVAVPLHHVEALPRHLYTFHGCGLGKLLDAQATRSVLAARLQSLCHGVSGVRVELLERLQAFLEHDILPLIPEEGSVGASGDLTPLSYVAATLSGEREVMYRGERRLAADVHRELGWTPLVLRPKEALALMNGTAVMTGLACLAFARADYLLQLATRITALNVVALQGNPEHFDERLFATKPHPGQMQVAAWLRKDLAIDAPTAPLHRLQDRYSLRCAPHVLGVLADSLNWLRAFIETELNSANDNPIIDAEAERVLHGGHFYGGHIAFAMDSLKNLVANVADLLDRQLALLVDERYNHGLPSNLSGASAERAMLNHGFKAVQIGASAWTAEALKNTMPASVFSRSTECHNQDKVSMGTIAARDAIRVLELTEQVAAATLLAANQGVWLRSRAEDARPLPPALAAMHEQLAGDFPPVIEDRALEAELRLCLQRIAEQHWRLHA, encoded by the coding sequence ATGACGATGCCCACTCTTGAGCCGGTAACCTTCGGCGAACACGCCCTGCGCATCGAAGACGTGCTGGCCCTGGCCAACCGCCAGGCGCCGACGCAGTTGCAGGATGATCCGGCGTTCCGCCAGCGCATCGCCAAGGGTGCGCAATTTCTCGACTCCCTGCTGGACAAGGAAGGCGTGATCTACGGCGTGACCACCGGTTATGGCGATTCCTGCGTGGTGGCCGTGCCGTTGCACCACGTCGAGGCCCTGCCGCGCCACCTGTATACGTTCCACGGCTGCGGCCTGGGCAAGTTGCTGGATGCCCAGGCCACCCGCTCGGTGCTGGCCGCGCGCTTGCAGTCGCTGTGCCATGGCGTCTCCGGGGTACGGGTCGAATTGCTGGAACGCCTCCAGGCCTTTCTCGAACACGACATCCTGCCGCTGATTCCGGAAGAAGGTTCGGTGGGTGCCAGCGGCGACCTGACGCCGCTGTCCTATGTGGCCGCGACACTCTCCGGTGAACGTGAAGTCATGTACCGTGGCGAGCGCCGGCTGGCCGCCGATGTACACCGCGAACTGGGCTGGACCCCGCTGGTGCTGCGACCCAAGGAAGCCCTGGCGCTGATGAACGGCACCGCCGTGATGACCGGCCTCGCCTGCCTGGCCTTCGCCCGGGCCGACTACCTGCTGCAACTGGCGACCCGCATCACCGCGCTGAACGTCGTCGCCCTGCAAGGCAACCCCGAGCACTTCGACGAGCGCCTGTTCGCCACCAAGCCACACCCGGGACAGATGCAGGTTGCCGCGTGGCTGCGCAAGGACCTGGCGATCGATGCGCCGACCGCGCCGCTGCACCGCCTGCAGGATCGCTACTCCCTGCGTTGCGCGCCCCATGTGCTCGGCGTGCTGGCCGACAGTCTGAACTGGTTGCGCGCGTTCATCGAAACCGAACTCAACAGCGCCAACGACAATCCGATCATCGACGCCGAAGCCGAGCGGGTGCTGCACGGTGGGCATTTCTATGGCGGGCACATCGCCTTCGCCATGGACAGCCTTAAGAACCTGGTGGCCAACGTCGCCGACCTGCTCGACCGGCAACTCGCCCTGTTGGTGGACGAGCGCTACAACCATGGCCTGCCGAGCAACCTGTCCGGCGCCAGCGCCGAGCGGGCGATGCTCAACCATGGCTTCAAGGCCGTGCAGATCGGCGCCAGCGCCTGGACCGCCGAAGCCCTGAAAAACACTATGCCGGCCAGCGTGTTCTCGCGCTCCACCGAGTGCCACAACCAGGACAAGGTCAGCATGGGCACCATCGCCGCCCGGGACGCGATCCGCGTGCTGGAGCTGACCGAACAGGTCGCCGCCGCGACATTACTGGCGGCCAACCAGGGCGTGTGGCTGCGCAGCCGTGCCGAGGACGCGCGCCCGCTGCCCCCGGCCCTGGCCGCCATGCACGAACAGCTGGCCGGGGATTTCCCGCCGGTCATCGAAGACCGCGCCCTGGAAGCCGAACTGCGCCTGTGCCTGCAACGCATCGCCGAGCAACACTGGAGGCTGCATGCGTAG
- a CDS encoding class I SAM-dependent methyltransferase, with translation MNYLSDNYVEETRFGFWFLRSHTWQHHVLRVAINDLRSLFSTPLPAAPVLLDAGCGQGKSFQYLRQVFAPQRLIGVDADPHSLALSAEEAARQGMAVELIGSDCATLAVPDASVDLLFCHQTFHHLVEQEKALAEFYRVLKPGGYLMFAESTEAYIDTWVIRWLFRHPMHVQKSAAQYLEMIRQQGFQFEAGNVSYPYLWWSRAKDFGLLERFGLRRPRPFGEREETLVNVVARKPAEGVGT, from the coding sequence ATGAACTACCTGAGCGACAACTACGTCGAAGAAACCCGCTTCGGCTTCTGGTTCCTGCGCAGCCACACCTGGCAGCATCATGTGCTGCGCGTGGCGATCAATGACCTGCGCAGCCTGTTCAGCACACCCTTGCCGGCCGCCCCGGTGCTGCTGGATGCCGGTTGCGGCCAGGGCAAGTCGTTCCAGTACCTGCGCCAGGTGTTCGCACCACAACGGCTGATCGGCGTCGATGCCGATCCCCACAGCCTGGCGCTGAGCGCCGAAGAAGCGGCCCGCCAGGGCATGGCCGTGGAACTGATCGGCAGCGACTGCGCAACCCTGGCGGTACCGGATGCCAGCGTCGACCTGTTGTTCTGTCACCAGACCTTCCATCATCTGGTGGAACAGGAAAAGGCCCTGGCCGAGTTCTATCGCGTGCTCAAGCCCGGCGGCTATCTGATGTTCGCCGAATCCACCGAGGCCTACATCGACACCTGGGTCATCCGCTGGCTGTTCCGCCATCCCATGCACGTACAGAAAAGTGCCGCGCAGTACCTGGAGATGATTCGCCAGCAAGGGTTCCAATTCGAAGCCGGCAACGTGTCCTATCCCTACCTATGGTGGAGTCGCGCCAAGGACTTCGGCCTGCTGGAGCGTTTTGGCCTGCGCCGCCCCCGGCCGTTCGGCGAGCGGGAGGAAACCCTGGTCAACGTCGTGGCCCGCAAGCCCGCCGAAGGGGTTGGCACATGA
- a CDS encoding acyl carrier protein: MQTRDDIFNTLRDALVELFELDPERVTLESNLYQDLEIDSIDAVDLIDHIKRQTGKKIAAEEFKTVRTVNDVVEAVYRLVQPAA, from the coding sequence ATGCAAACTCGTGACGACATTTTCAACACCCTGCGCGATGCCCTGGTGGAGCTTTTCGAACTGGACCCTGAGCGCGTGACGCTGGAATCGAACCTGTATCAGGACCTGGAAATCGACAGCATCGACGCAGTCGATCTGATCGACCACATCAAGCGCCAGACCGGGAAGAAAATCGCGGCCGAAGAATTCAAGACAGTGCGCACCGTCAACGACGTGGTCGAGGCGGTCTATCGACTGGTCCAACCGGCCGCATGA
- a CDS encoding MMPL family transporter translates to MILPSERSLPRLFLILLLAVLALAGWQWRNGAPLSVNLMELVPGTSPDALELVAEQRMQEPLNREVLVLVGHADRQQAIALAQTLGEQWQASGLFDKVQWTLQADLPALRTQLLNGRLAMLSGADRQQLIEQPQAFIQQRVQALFDPFSGFSLVPSQDDWLGLTGRIQNSQPQRGSIQLDVGSGALIADADGKSWVMLRARTQGNAFDMNLPLQVADLLQRSRDQASQAQGQLLAASGLLYAASGQQQASKEITWVGGGATVGILLLLLLAFRRLRVWLAFVPVLVGMLFGAVACVALFGHMHIMTLVLGSSLIGVAVDYPLHYLSKSWSLKPWRSWPALRLTLPGLSLSLATTCIGYLALAWTPFPALTQIAVFSAAGLVGAYLTAVCLLPALLKGMDLRPAQWPLRFCEQLLKVREALLARVPAPILLALLLIFCAGGLWHLNTKNDIRQWIGTPQHLTDEARDIARITGFQPTSQFFLIRADNQPQLLERQTALNERLEQLIGLEKLQGYLSLNQLVSAPAEQQKVREALARLPAFWHPLLDLGVPVAALQAELAQLQALPVEDIDAALSGPLAEPYRTLWLGPTAQGVAAIVSLQGLNDAALLRLQAVDLPGVQLVDRLGDLNRVFAATQISAAELKLASCVLIVLVLIWPFGVRAALRIVVLPLLAALCSLASLGWLGQPLTLFSLFGLLLVTAIGVDYAILMREQIGGAAVSLLGTLLAAITTWLSFGLLALSSTPAVSNFGLAVSLGLAFSFLLAPWAGRQAHATPVMEPAP, encoded by the coding sequence ATGATTTTGCCGAGTGAACGCAGCCTGCCACGACTGTTCCTGATCCTGCTGCTGGCAGTGCTGGCGCTCGCCGGTTGGCAATGGCGCAACGGGGCGCCACTGTCGGTCAATCTCATGGAGTTGGTGCCGGGCACGTCCCCCGATGCCCTGGAGCTTGTCGCTGAACAGCGCATGCAGGAGCCGCTGAATCGCGAGGTGCTGGTGCTGGTCGGTCATGCCGACCGCCAGCAAGCCATCGCTCTGGCGCAAACCCTTGGCGAACAATGGCAGGCCAGCGGCCTGTTCGATAAGGTCCAGTGGACGCTGCAAGCCGATTTGCCGGCGTTGCGTACGCAATTGCTGAACGGACGACTGGCGATGCTCTCGGGTGCGGATCGTCAGCAACTGATCGAACAGCCCCAGGCGTTCATCCAGCAGCGGGTGCAGGCTCTGTTCGACCCGTTCAGCGGCTTCAGCCTGGTACCGAGCCAGGATGACTGGCTGGGCCTGACCGGGCGCATCCAGAACAGCCAGCCCCAACGCGGCTCGATACAACTGGATGTGGGCAGCGGTGCATTGATCGCCGATGCCGACGGAAAAAGCTGGGTGATGCTACGGGCTCGCACCCAAGGCAACGCCTTCGACATGAACCTGCCGCTGCAAGTGGCCGATCTGCTGCAACGCAGCCGCGACCAGGCAAGCCAGGCCCAGGGCCAGCTGTTGGCAGCCAGCGGCTTGCTGTACGCCGCCAGCGGCCAGCAACAGGCATCAAAGGAAATCACCTGGGTCGGCGGTGGCGCGACCGTCGGCATTCTGTTGCTGTTGTTGCTGGCCTTCCGACGCCTGCGGGTGTGGCTGGCGTTCGTGCCGGTGCTGGTGGGCATGCTGTTCGGTGCGGTGGCCTGCGTGGCGCTGTTTGGGCACATGCACATCATGACCCTGGTACTGGGCTCGAGCCTGATCGGCGTGGCGGTGGACTATCCGCTGCACTACCTGTCCAAGAGCTGGAGCCTCAAGCCGTGGCGCAGTTGGCCGGCCCTGCGCCTGACCCTGCCGGGGCTGAGCCTCAGCCTGGCGACCACCTGCATCGGCTATCTGGCCCTGGCCTGGACGCCCTTCCCGGCCCTGACCCAGATCGCCGTGTTTTCCGCCGCCGGGCTGGTCGGCGCGTACCTGACGGCGGTCTGTCTGCTGCCAGCGCTGCTCAAGGGCATGGACCTGCGTCCCGCTCAATGGCCGCTACGGTTCTGCGAGCAATTGCTCAAGGTCCGCGAAGCACTGCTGGCTCGGGTTCCCGCGCCGATCCTGCTGGCGCTGCTGCTGATTTTCTGCGCCGGTGGGCTTTGGCACCTGAACACGAAAAACGACATCCGCCAATGGATCGGCACGCCCCAGCACCTGACTGACGAGGCCCGCGACATCGCCCGCATCACCGGTTTCCAGCCCACCAGTCAGTTCTTCCTGATCCGTGCCGATAATCAACCCCAATTGCTGGAGCGCCAGACCGCCCTCAACGAGCGGCTGGAACAGTTGATCGGCCTGGAAAAACTCCAGGGCTACCTGTCGCTGAACCAACTGGTCAGCGCGCCAGCCGAACAACAGAAGGTTCGTGAAGCCCTGGCCCGGCTCCCGGCGTTCTGGCACCCCCTATTGGACCTCGGCGTACCGGTCGCTGCCTTGCAGGCGGAGCTGGCCCAATTGCAGGCCTTGCCGGTGGAAGACATCGATGCTGCACTGTCCGGTCCGTTGGCCGAGCCATACCGCACCCTCTGGCTCGGCCCGACCGCGCAAGGCGTGGCCGCGATAGTCAGCTTGCAAGGCTTGAACGACGCCGCGCTGCTGCGCTTGCAGGCGGTGGACCTGCCCGGTGTGCAATTGGTGGATCGCCTGGGCGATCTGAACCGGGTGTTCGCCGCCACGCAGATCAGCGCCGCCGAACTGAAACTGGCTTCCTGCGTACTGATCGTGCTGGTACTGATCTGGCCGTTCGGCGTCAGGGCAGCTTTGCGCATCGTGGTCCTGCCGCTGCTGGCCGCGCTGTGCAGCCTGGCGAGCCTGGGCTGGCTGGGGCAGCCGCTGACGCTGTTCAGTCTGTTCGGTCTGTTGCTGGTGACGGCCATCGGTGTCGATTACGCGATCCTGATGCGCGAGCAGATCGGCGGCGCCGCCGTAAGTCTGCTGGGCACCTTGCTCGCGGCGATCACCACCTGGCTGTCGTTCGGCTTGCTGGCGCTTTCCAGTACGCCGGCAGTGAGCAACTTCGGCCTGGCGGTAAGCCTGGGGCTGGCGTTCAGCTTCCTGCTGGCCCCGTGGGCCGGGCGCCAGGCGCATGCAACGCCGGTGATGGAACCCGCCCCATGA
- a CDS encoding glycosyltransferase family 2 protein, with protein MYNPCAIIPVYNHETAITAVVQALLANGLPCVLIDDASSPACAAVLEQLAVDERVHLARLAVNQGKGGAVMTGLREAARLGFSHALQVDADGQHDLGDVKTFIEQSRVHPEAVICGYPQYDASVPKGRLYARYLTHVMVWINSLSLQIRDSMCGFRVYPLPATLALINSTNIGKRMDFDSDILVRLAWRNQPMYWLRTRVHYPQDGVSHFRLFRDNVLISSMHTRLFFGMLVRSPLILWRRWRT; from the coding sequence ATGTATAACCCCTGCGCCATCATCCCCGTCTACAACCACGAAACCGCCATTACGGCAGTGGTCCAGGCCTTGCTCGCCAATGGCCTGCCCTGTGTATTGATCGACGACGCCAGCAGCCCGGCCTGCGCGGCGGTGCTGGAGCAACTGGCGGTCGATGAGCGGGTTCATCTGGCCAGGCTGGCGGTCAACCAGGGCAAGGGTGGCGCCGTTATGACCGGCCTGCGGGAAGCCGCGCGCCTGGGCTTCAGCCATGCCTTGCAGGTGGACGCCGATGGACAGCACGATCTCGGCGATGTGAAAACTTTCATCGAACAATCCCGCGTCCACCCGGAAGCGGTGATCTGCGGTTACCCGCAATACGACGCCAGCGTGCCGAAAGGTCGCCTGTACGCTCGCTACCTGACCCACGTCATGGTCTGGATCAACAGCCTGTCCTTGCAGATCCGCGACTCCATGTGCGGCTTTCGGGTCTACCCCCTGCCGGCGACCCTGGCGCTGATCAACTCGACGAACATTGGCAAGCGCATGGATTTCGATTCGGACATCCTGGTGCGACTGGCCTGGCGCAACCAGCCGATGTACTGGCTGCGCACCCGGGTCCACTACCCCCAGGACGGGGTTTCGCACTTCCGTCTGTTCCGCGACAACGTACTGATTTCCAGCATGCACACCCGCTTGTTCTTCGGCATGCTGGTACGTTCTCCCCTGATTCTCTGGCGACGGTGGCGGACATGA
- a CDS encoding NAD(P)/FAD-dependent oxidoreductase: MPAIEMERRQVVIIGAGPSGAIAAALLKRKGHDVLIIERQHFPRFSIGESLLSHCLDFVEEAGMLDAVNAAGFQRKNGAAFAWGERYSAFDFGDTFSEGKPTTFQVQRADFDKLLADQAALQGVEIRYGETIARVDFNLVKPQLCVQREDGSEYWIEADFVLDASGYGRVLPRLLDLEAPSNFPVRQAVFTHVEDRIDAPAFDREKILITTHPTQRDIWFWTIPFSGGRCSVGVVAAAEHFAGRTDDLDACLRGFIDETPSLAQVLDNAVWDTPARTIGGYSANVKTLHGPGFALLGNAAEFLDPVFSSGVTIAMRSASMAADVLHRQLQGESVDWQSEFADPLKRGVDTFRCYVEGWYAGTFQDVIFYTEGSSDIRRMISSILAGYAWDQRNPFVSEPKRRLRMLSEICASPAHE; encoded by the coding sequence ATGCCTGCAATTGAAATGGAACGTCGCCAGGTCGTCATCATCGGCGCAGGGCCGTCCGGCGCCATCGCCGCCGCGCTGCTCAAGCGCAAGGGCCACGATGTGCTGATCATCGAACGCCAGCATTTCCCCCGGTTCTCCATCGGCGAGAGCCTGCTGTCCCATTGCCTGGACTTCGTCGAAGAGGCCGGCATGCTCGACGCGGTGAATGCCGCGGGTTTCCAGCGCAAGAACGGGGCGGCTTTCGCCTGGGGCGAGCGCTACAGCGCCTTCGATTTCGGCGACACCTTCAGCGAAGGCAAGCCCACTACGTTCCAAGTACAACGCGCCGACTTCGACAAGCTGCTGGCCGACCAAGCCGCATTGCAAGGGGTGGAGATCCGCTATGGCGAAACCATCGCCAGGGTCGATTTCAACCTCGTCAAACCGCAGCTGTGCGTGCAGCGCGAGGACGGCAGCGAGTACTGGATCGAGGCCGATTTCGTCCTCGACGCCAGTGGCTACGGTCGAGTCCTGCCGCGCTTGCTGGACCTCGAGGCGCCGTCGAATTTCCCGGTGCGCCAGGCGGTATTCACCCATGTCGAGGACCGCATCGATGCGCCGGCCTTCGACCGGGAGAAAATCCTCATCACCACCCACCCGACCCAACGCGACATCTGGTTCTGGACCATTCCGTTCAGTGGCGGGCGCTGCTCGGTTGGCGTGGTCGCGGCGGCGGAACATTTTGCCGGCCGCACCGACGACCTCGACGCCTGCCTGCGGGGTTTCATCGATGAGACCCCAAGTCTCGCCCAGGTGCTGGACAACGCCGTGTGGGACACCCCGGCACGGACCATCGGCGGCTACTCGGCCAATGTCAAAACCCTGCATGGCCCCGGTTTCGCCCTGCTGGGCAACGCCGCGGAATTCCTCGACCCGGTGTTTTCCTCCGGCGTGACCATCGCCATGCGTTCGGCAAGCATGGCGGCTGACGTATTGCATCGTCAGTTGCAAGGTGAAAGCGTGGACTGGCAAAGCGAGTTCGCCGACCCGCTCAAGCGCGGTGTCGATACCTTCCGCTGCTACGTCGAGGGCTGGTACGCCGGCACCTTCCAGGACGTGATCTTCTATACCGAAGGTTCTTCCGACATCCGCCGCATGATCAGCTCGATCCTGGCCGGTTATGCCTGGGATCAACGCAACCCGTTCGTCAGCGAACCCAAGCGTCGCCTGCGCATGCTCTCGGAAATCTGTGCGAGCCCGGCCCATGAGTGA
- a CDS encoding thioesterase family protein, with protein MRSQGVLHVETQIVVPFFDVDSMHVVWHGHYVKYLEVARCALLDQIDHNYNDMLAAGYAWPVIDLQLRYVRSAVFGQALTVRASLVEWENRLKINYLISDTLTGERLTRASSVQVAVDVTTREMLLVSPRVFVDAVERKLS; from the coding sequence ATGCGTAGCCAGGGCGTGCTGCATGTCGAGACGCAGATTGTCGTGCCGTTTTTCGACGTCGATTCGATGCACGTGGTCTGGCACGGCCACTACGTCAAGTACCTGGAAGTGGCCCGCTGCGCCTTGCTCGACCAGATCGACCACAACTACAACGACATGCTCGCCGCCGGGTACGCGTGGCCCGTGATCGACCTGCAGTTGCGCTACGTGCGCAGCGCGGTGTTCGGTCAGGCCCTGACCGTGCGTGCCAGCCTGGTGGAGTGGGAGAACCGGTTGAAGATCAACTACCTGATCAGCGACACGCTCACCGGCGAACGCCTGACCCGTGCCAGCTCGGTGCAGGTGGCCGTGGACGTCACGACCCGCGAGATGCTGCTGGTCTCGCCCCGGGTGTTTGTCGACGCCGTCGAAAGGAAACTGTCATGA
- a CDS encoding phosphopantetheine-binding protein, with product MSDLHRDIKQLIIDALGLEDIEVDDIGDHQTLFGEGLGLDSVDALELGLAIQKQYGIKIDADAKDTRNHFSNVASLAAFVTAKRA from the coding sequence ATGAGCGATCTGCACCGTGACATCAAACAGCTGATCATCGACGCCCTCGGCCTGGAGGACATCGAGGTCGACGACATCGGTGATCACCAGACCCTGTTTGGAGAAGGCCTGGGCCTGGACTCCGTGGATGCCCTGGAGCTTGGCCTGGCGATCCAGAAACAGTACGGCATCAAGATAGATGCCGACGCCAAGGACACCCGCAACCATTTCAGCAATGTGGCAAGCCTTGCGGCCTTCGTCACTGCAAAACGCGCTTGA
- a CDS encoding AMP-binding protein: MNWIKLEQVLLKAQPERAVAVDPALSHSQLRDEALCLAAGLRARGVQRMAVHLEDAADLAIALLGAWGAGVRVLLPADLQAQTRQRWSAEVDLWLTDQPGDTQPGDLRLAPLEPVELDLDQCWLSLCTSGSSGEPKRIEKNLRQLSNEVQALEQLWGDDLGTACMIGSVAAQHIYGLLFRVLWPLCAGRPFVRRQLAFPEDLQRASREHPVFAWVASPALLKRMGDNLDWAALSSVRRVFSSGGALPVEAARSLRQRLGQWPTEIFGSSETGGIAWRQGDERWLPFAGVELSQDSDGALLIVSPYLPPGHVEHTADAARIDADGRFELLGRLDRIVKLEEKRISLPMLEQALMTHDWVSEARLGVVRENRASLGALLVLSETGLRALRNQGRRAVTEALRRHLSGHCETLALPRRWRWLRQLPLNAQGKLPQAEVEALLMAARPKTPDVLEQVETDGEWNLQLVVPPDLAYFSGHFPSAPVLPGVVQVDWALSLGRQLLNLPPRFVGMEVLKFQQLVRPGDEIQLHLRFDRERGKLYFAYRNDTAACSSGRIVLGAADA; this comes from the coding sequence ATGAATTGGATAAAACTTGAGCAGGTGCTGCTCAAGGCTCAGCCGGAGCGCGCAGTTGCAGTCGATCCGGCGCTCAGTCATTCGCAGCTGCGGGACGAGGCGCTGTGCCTGGCCGCAGGCCTGCGCGCTCGCGGTGTACAGCGTATGGCCGTGCACCTGGAAGACGCCGCCGACCTGGCCATAGCCCTGCTCGGTGCCTGGGGTGCCGGGGTGCGCGTCCTGCTTCCGGCCGACCTTCAGGCCCAGACCCGCCAGCGCTGGTCGGCCGAGGTCGACCTGTGGCTGACCGACCAACCTGGCGACACCCAGCCTGGCGACCTGCGGCTGGCCCCCCTGGAGCCTGTCGAGCTGGACCTCGACCAATGCTGGCTGAGCCTGTGCACCTCCGGCTCCAGCGGCGAGCCCAAGCGCATCGAGAAAAACCTGCGCCAGTTGAGCAATGAAGTCCAGGCCCTGGAGCAGTTGTGGGGCGACGACCTGGGCACGGCCTGCATGATTGGCAGCGTCGCCGCCCAGCACATCTATGGGCTGTTGTTCCGGGTGCTGTGGCCGCTGTGCGCCGGACGGCCGTTCGTGCGCCGGCAATTGGCGTTCCCGGAAGACCTGCAACGCGCCAGCCGCGAGCACCCGGTCTTCGCCTGGGTCGCCAGCCCGGCGCTGCTCAAGCGCATGGGCGACAACCTCGACTGGGCGGCCCTGAGTAGCGTGCGTCGGGTGTTCTCCTCCGGCGGCGCCTTGCCGGTCGAGGCCGCCCGGAGCCTGCGGCAGCGCCTGGGCCAATGGCCGACGGAGATATTCGGCAGTTCGGAAACCGGTGGCATCGCTTGGCGCCAGGGTGATGAACGGTGGCTGCCCTTTGCCGGTGTCGAACTGAGCCAGGACAGCGACGGCGCCTTGCTGATCGTCTCGCCCTATCTGCCGCCCGGCCACGTGGAACACACCGCAGACGCAGCGCGGATTGACGCCGATGGGCGCTTCGAACTGCTCGGACGCCTGGACCGCATCGTCAAGCTCGAAGAAAAGCGCATCTCCCTGCCAATGCTGGAACAGGCACTCATGACCCACGACTGGGTAAGCGAAGCGCGGCTGGGCGTGGTGCGGGAGAATCGCGCCTCCCTCGGCGCTCTGTTGGTACTGAGTGAAACAGGCCTGCGCGCCTTGCGTAACCAGGGCCGTCGCGCCGTGACCGAAGCGTTGCGTCGTCACCTGAGCGGGCATTGCGAGACACTGGCCCTGCCACGGCGCTGGCGCTGGCTACGCCAGTTGCCCCTCAACGCCCAGGGCAAGCTGCCCCAGGCCGAGGTCGAAGCCCTGCTGATGGCAGCGCGTCCAAAGACGCCTGACGTGCTGGAGCAGGTCGAGACCGACGGCGAATGGAACCTGCAATTGGTCGTGCCACCGGACCTGGCGTACTTCAGCGGCCACTTTCCCAGCGCCCCTGTCCTGCCCGGCGTGGTGCAGGTCGACTGGGCCCTGAGCCTGGGCAGGCAACTGCTGAACCTGCCGCCGCGCTTCGTCGGGATGGAAGTGTTGAAGTTCCAGCAACTGGTACGTCCTGGCGATGAAATCCAGCTGCATCTGCGCTTCGACCGCGAGCGCGGCAAGCTGTACTTTGCCTACCGCAATGATACGGCGGCGTGCTCCAGTGGGCGGATTGTCTTGGGGGCGGCTGATGCCTGA
- a CDS encoding glycosyl transferase produces MSLQADKQHWADRQERGSFWLMKLTAFAAKVLGRRLLSPVLYGIVLYFFIFGRSARQAAWQYQQRLADWSGRIELRPTHRKVFGQFMAFADSLLDKLDVWNGKLSIDQIEIVDTALLRNHLRDTRGQMLVGAHLGNLEMCRALAELGEKVTMNVLVHTKHAEQFNRLLGEAGATHLRLIQVSELDPAVMLQLSERLERGEWLAIAGDRVPLHGGRSVTVDFMGHPAAFPQGPWLMAGLLKCPVNLLMCLKHEGRYRVTLEPFADAVVWKRTERERVIAHWAGRYAERLAQYCLQAPQQWFNFYPFWKTDDDAHS; encoded by the coding sequence ATGAGTCTTCAGGCAGACAAACAGCACTGGGCCGACCGTCAGGAGCGCGGCAGTTTCTGGCTGATGAAACTCACGGCGTTCGCCGCCAAAGTGCTCGGCCGTCGTTTGCTGAGCCCGGTGCTGTACGGCATCGTCCTGTACTTCTTCATTTTCGGTCGCAGCGCTCGCCAGGCAGCCTGGCAGTATCAGCAGCGCCTGGCCGACTGGAGCGGCCGTATCGAGCTGCGCCCGACCCACCGGAAAGTCTTCGGGCAGTTCATGGCGTTCGCCGACTCGCTGCTGGACAAGCTCGACGTGTGGAACGGCAAACTGAGCATCGACCAGATCGAAATCGTCGATACGGCACTGCTGCGCAATCATCTGCGTGACACTCGCGGGCAGATGCTGGTGGGCGCGCATCTGGGCAACCTGGAAATGTGCCGGGCCCTGGCCGAACTGGGCGAAAAAGTCACCATGAACGTGCTGGTGCACACCAAGCACGCCGAGCAATTCAATCGGCTGCTGGGTGAAGCCGGCGCCACGCATCTGCGGCTGATCCAGGTCAGCGAATTGGATCCGGCGGTGATGCTGCAACTGAGCGAGCGCCTGGAGCGTGGCGAGTGGCTGGCGATTGCCGGTGACCGCGTACCGCTGCATGGCGGACGCAGCGTGACCGTGGACTTCATGGGGCACCCGGCCGCGTTCCCCCAGGGGCCGTGGTTGATGGCCGGCCTGCTGAAATGCCCGGTCAACCTGCTGATGTGTCTCAAGCACGAGGGGCGTTATCGCGTCACCCTCGAGCCCTTCGCCGATGCCGTGGTGTGGAAACGCACCGAACGCGAGCGAGTGATTGCCCACTGGGCCGGTCGCTACGCCGAGCGCCTGGCGCAGTATTGCCTCCAGGCCCCCCAACAGTGGTTCAACTTTTACCCATTCTGGAAGACCGATGACGATGCCCACTCTTGA
- a CDS encoding outer membrane lipoprotein carrier protein LolA: MKRLSLWLLLFCLSPLAEAQTFDLQQLSEQLARPDVIHGQFIQEKHLRALPQPLVSKGHFVLAKKQGLLWLLRTPLQQDYRITAQGIARRDGNAWQMLPNKSAGAEQNRLFLAVLQGDSTGLLRDFELSLSGEPQQWRLTLTPRSVLLKQVFNQINIDGGDLVQRIELLETQGDSTVLRMQDSVATQPLSEAEQHDFAE; the protein is encoded by the coding sequence ATGAAACGCCTGTCCCTCTGGTTGCTACTGTTCTGCCTGTCGCCCCTGGCCGAGGCCCAAACCTTCGACTTGCAGCAACTGAGCGAACAGCTGGCCCGCCCGGATGTCATCCACGGTCAGTTCATCCAGGAAAAGCACTTGCGCGCCCTGCCTCAACCACTCGTCAGCAAGGGGCATTTCGTGCTGGCGAAAAAGCAAGGCCTGCTGTGGCTGCTGCGGACGCCGCTGCAACAGGACTACCGCATCACCGCCCAGGGCATCGCCCGGCGGGATGGCAATGCTTGGCAGATGCTGCCGAACAAGAGTGCCGGCGCCGAGCAGAACCGGCTGTTCCTGGCCGTTTTGCAGGGTGACAGCACTGGCCTGCTGCGGGATTTCGAGCTGAGCCTGTCTGGCGAGCCGCAGCAGTGGAGGTTGACCCTGACCCCGCGCTCGGTGTTGCTCAAACAGGTGTTCAACCAGATCAACATCGACGGCGGCGACCTGGTACAGCGCATCGAATTGCTGGAAACCCAGGGCGACAGCACGGTGTTGCGCATGCAGGACAGCGTCGCCACGCAACCCTTGAGCGAAGCGGAGCAACATGATTTTGCCGAGTGA